The Chloroflexota bacterium region GAGTACGACCGCAAGCTCGGCAACCTGGTGGAAGAAGACTACACCGCCATGCTCGCCGATTATGAGTCCCAGGCCATCTCCGTGCTGAAGGAGATAGATGCTCGGCTCAACGGCGCGGACGAAGCCCTTGAGCGGGAGATCGCCGCCAAGCGCCAGACCCCCGGGAGCGCACAGCCGTGAAACGCCTTGCCATCCTCGCCCTTATCGCCGTTATGCTGGCCATCGCTCTACCGGCCCGCGCTGCCCTTGCTCAGGCCACAGGCGTCATCCAAGGCGCCATCGTCAACGGCACGGCAGGCGGCGGCAGCGTCGCGAACACTCCCCTTTCGCTCAAGACCTTTCGCGGCGATACGGAGACGGCCCAGCGCCTCGCCGCCGCCGATGCCCAGGGGCGATTCCGCTTTGATGGCCTGGACACCTCCGGCGACCTTCGGTACGTCGTCGCCGCGGGCTACCAGAACGTCGCCTATAACTCACAGCCCACGGACCTTTCCAAAGGTCCGGGGACTATCGAGATCAAGGTCTACGAGACGACGACCTCCGACGCGAACATCTCCATCAATCTCGCCCAGTTGGAGATTCTGGACGTAGACGGCGCAAGCGGCGTCATTGCCGTCTTCCAATCCGTCACCTTCCTCAACAGCGGCGACCGCACCTACGTCGGCGATCTCTTCACCAACCTCCAGGGCGGCGGCACCGTGAAGTTCCCGCTCCCCGGCAACGCCTTCGACCCCGTTCCCGGCCACGGCTTCGTGCCGGATGGCGCCGTCGTCACGCCGGGGGGCCTAGCCGCCAAGACGCCCGTCCAGCCAGGCGAACAGCGCTTCGTCCTCGCCTTCGGCATCCCCTACACGGACACCGCCACCGCCTTCGATGCTGCCTTTGCCTATAAGACGCAGACCGTCGGCGTCCTCATGCCGCCCCAGTTCGGCGCCATCGCCAGCGCAGATCTCAGCGACCTAGGGCGCGTGGACCGCGGCGGCAAGGCCTTCAACCTCCTGGCGCGCCTTAACGTGGAGCCGGGAACCCTCCTGCGCATCGAACTCTCCAACCTCCAGCGCTTCGCCCCTGCGCGGAAGAACGATTCGAACCTGGATGCCGTCCTCCGCTACCTCGGCGTGGCGCTCATGGCGGCCCTCGCCGGCGGCATCGCCTACTACGCGATGCTTCGCAGGCGCGAGCCCATCGCGGCAGGCGGCGCGGCGAGCCTCCTCAGAGAGCGCGATGATCTGATCGCCTCCATTGCCGCCCTGGATGATATGCTCGCCGCAGGGGCCATCGCCAAGGAAGACCACGAACGCCGCCGCGCCCCCCAGAAACGCCGCCTCCTGGATGTGACGCTCCTCTTGAACGAGAGCGAGCCGAAGGCGGGACGATGAACACAGCCTCCCCCGCGATAGCGGTGCAGGGCCTAGGCAAGCGCTATGGCCCCCAGGCCGCCCTCAAGTCTCTCGATCTCGCCGTCGCCCCCGGCGAGCGCCTCGCCGTCTTCGGCCCCAACGGCTCCGGCAAGACCACGCTCCTGCGCATCCTCTCCGGCCTCACGCGCCAGACCAAGGGCGAGTTCACCATCGCCGGGATGGACTACCGGCGGGACGGCATGGCTCTGCGGCAAAAGGTCGGCGTCGTCGCCCACCATCCCTATCTCTATGAAGACCTTTCGGCGGAGGAGAACCTGCGCTTCTACGGGCGGATGTTCGGCCTCGCCGATCCCGCCGCCCGCGCCGAAGCCCTCCTGGCCCAGGTGGGCCTGGCCGCGCGCAGGCGGGACAAGGCGCGCACCTTCTCCCGTGGCATGCAGCAGCGCCTCGCCCTCGCCCGCGCACTCCTCCACGACCCGGATATCCTGCTGATGGACGAGCCGGATACCGGCCTGGATCAGGAAGGCTCCCATCTCATCCAGGGCCTCCTGCACCGGGAAGGCGCGCCGCGCACCGTCGTCATGGCCACCCACAACCTGGCCTTGGGGCGCGCCCACTGCCTGCGCTTCCTCATCCTCGCGGCGGGGCGCATCGCCCACCAAAGCTCCCTAGAGAACATCGGGACTGCGGAGCTGCAGGAGACCTACCAGCGCTATGTCACAGCCCGGTAGCCACCCGCCTCAGCCTGCCGCCCGCCCGGGCATCGTGCGCCAGCTTCACGCCATGCTCTGGAAAGACGTCG contains the following coding sequences:
- the ccmA gene encoding heme ABC exporter ATP-binding protein CcmA is translated as MNTASPAIAVQGLGKRYGPQAALKSLDLAVAPGERLAVFGPNGSGKTTLLRILSGLTRQTKGEFTIAGMDYRRDGMALRQKVGVVAHHPYLYEDLSAEENLRFYGRMFGLADPAARAEALLAQVGLAARRRDKARTFSRGMQQRLALARALLHDPDILLMDEPDTGLDQEGSHLIQGLLHREGAPRTVVMATHNLALGRAHCLRFLILAAGRIAHQSSLENIGTAELQETYQRYVTAR